The following are from one region of the Stenotrophomonas lactitubi genome:
- a CDS encoding class II fumarate hydratase, giving the protein MSKAASKSAPKGFRIEHDSMGELQVPADALWGAQTQRAVQNFPVSGQRMPRGFIRALGLVKGAAAGVNAELGHLPKTVAKAIQSAAAEVADGTWDAQFPIDVYQTGSGTSSNMNANEVIATLANRAGKAGKTTVHPNDHVNQGQSSNDVIPTALRVSAVLATHEQLLPALVHLRRTLDKKGRSLRKVVKTGRTHLMDAMPLTFEQEFGAWSAQLASAQERIEDSLKRVRRLPLGGTAIGTGINADPHFGVQVAKALKQQTGFKFDSAENKFEGLAAQDDAVELSGQLNALAVALIKIANDLRWMNAGPLAGLGEIELPALQPGSSIMPGKVNPVIPEATVMACAQVIGHHTAITVAGQTGNFQLNVTLPLIAVNLLDGIGLLANVSTLLADSAIAGLKVREDRVAEALARNPILVTALNPIIGYEKAAAIAKRAYKEQRPVLDVALEDSGLAESELRRLLDPAALTAGGIQAGGGGAGG; this is encoded by the coding sequence ATGAGCAAAGCTGCAAGCAAGAGCGCCCCCAAGGGTTTCCGGATCGAGCACGACAGCATGGGCGAGCTGCAGGTGCCTGCCGACGCCCTGTGGGGCGCGCAGACCCAGCGCGCTGTACAGAATTTCCCGGTGTCGGGCCAGCGCATGCCGCGCGGCTTCATCCGTGCACTGGGTCTGGTCAAGGGAGCCGCCGCCGGCGTCAACGCCGAGCTGGGCCACTTGCCCAAGACCGTAGCCAAAGCCATCCAGTCTGCCGCCGCCGAAGTGGCTGACGGCACGTGGGACGCGCAGTTCCCGATCGATGTTTACCAGACCGGCTCGGGCACTTCCTCGAACATGAATGCCAACGAGGTCATCGCCACGCTGGCCAACCGCGCCGGCAAGGCAGGCAAGACCACCGTGCACCCGAACGATCACGTCAACCAGGGGCAGAGCTCCAACGACGTGATTCCGACGGCGCTGCGCGTGTCGGCCGTGCTGGCCACCCATGAGCAGCTGCTGCCGGCGCTGGTGCACCTGCGCAGGACGCTGGACAAGAAGGGCCGCAGCCTGCGCAAGGTGGTCAAGACCGGCCGCACCCACCTGATGGACGCGATGCCGCTGACCTTCGAACAGGAATTCGGTGCGTGGTCGGCGCAGCTGGCCTCGGCACAGGAGCGCATCGAGGACAGCCTCAAGCGCGTGCGCCGCCTGCCGCTGGGCGGTACCGCCATCGGCACCGGCATCAATGCCGACCCGCACTTTGGCGTGCAGGTGGCCAAGGCACTGAAGCAGCAGACCGGCTTCAAGTTCGACAGCGCCGAGAACAAGTTCGAAGGCCTGGCCGCGCAGGATGATGCGGTGGAACTGTCGGGCCAGCTCAATGCGCTGGCGGTGGCCCTGATCAAGATCGCCAACGACCTGCGCTGGATGAATGCCGGTCCGCTGGCGGGCCTGGGTGAGATCGAACTGCCGGCGCTGCAGCCGGGGTCCTCGATCATGCCGGGCAAGGTCAATCCGGTGATTCCGGAGGCGACGGTGATGGCCTGCGCACAGGTGATCGGCCACCACACGGCGATCACTGTGGCCGGCCAGACCGGCAACTTCCAGCTCAATGTGACGCTGCCCTTGATCGCGGTGAACCTGCTTGATGGCATCGGCCTGTTGGCCAATGTGTCGACCCTGCTGGCCGACAGCGCCATTGCCGGGCTGAAGGTGCGCGAAGACCGTGTGGCCGAAGCGCTGGCACGCAATCCGATCCTGGTGACCGCGCTGAACCCGATCATCGGCTACGAGAAAGCCGCAGCGATCGCCAAGCGTGCCTACAAGGAACAGCGCCCGGTGCTGGACGTGGCGCTGGAAGACAGTGGCCTGGCCGAATCGGAGCTGCGCCGGCTGCTGGATCCGGCCGCGTTGACCGCCGGTGGCATCCAGGCCGGTGGCGGTGGTGCCGGCGGCTGA
- the purB gene encoding adenylosuccinate lyase gives MSESALLALSPLDGRYAGKVDALRPIFSEYGLIKARVTVEVEWLLALAAEPGIVELAAFSDAAIARLRALASGFSPAQAARVKEIERTTNHDVKAVEYFIKEQLKDDAELAPALEFVHFACTSEDINNLSYGLMLEQARRDVLLPTLDGIADALRTLAHAQAGQPMLSRTHGQTASPTTLGKELANVVARLERQRRQIAAVELTGKINGAVGNYNAHVASYPDVDWPAFAERFVTGLGLVFNPYTTQIEPHDNIAEIGDAARRANIILIDLARDIWGYVSLGYFKQRLKEGEVGSSTMPHKVNPIDFENAEGNFGIANALFEHFSAKLPISRWQRDLTDSTVLRALGTAFGHSQVALDSLAKGLGKLEVNPQRLDADLDAAWEVLAEAVQTVMRRHGLPNPYEQLKALTRGQGITAESMRTFVQGLELPAEAKQRLLEMTPGSYTGLAESLAKKI, from the coding sequence ATGTCCGAATCCGCCCTGCTCGCCCTGTCCCCGCTCGATGGCCGCTATGCCGGCAAGGTCGACGCCCTGCGCCCGATCTTCTCCGAGTACGGCCTGATCAAGGCCCGTGTCACGGTCGAAGTGGAGTGGCTGCTGGCCCTGGCCGCCGAGCCGGGCATCGTCGAGCTGGCCGCATTCTCCGATGCTGCCATCGCCCGCCTGCGTGCACTGGCCAGCGGCTTCAGCCCGGCCCAGGCCGCGCGCGTGAAGGAAATCGAGCGCACCACCAACCATGACGTCAAGGCGGTGGAGTACTTCATCAAGGAACAGCTGAAGGACGATGCCGAGCTGGCCCCGGCGCTGGAATTCGTGCATTTCGCCTGCACCAGCGAAGACATCAACAACCTCAGCTACGGCCTGATGCTGGAACAGGCCCGTCGCGACGTGCTGCTGCCGACCCTGGACGGCATCGCCGATGCACTGCGCACGCTGGCCCACGCCCAGGCGGGCCAGCCGATGCTGTCGCGCACCCACGGCCAGACCGCCTCGCCGACCACCCTGGGCAAGGAGCTGGCCAACGTGGTCGCCCGCCTGGAGCGCCAGCGCCGGCAGATTGCCGCAGTCGAACTGACCGGCAAGATCAACGGCGCGGTCGGCAACTACAACGCACACGTCGCCAGCTACCCGGACGTGGACTGGCCGGCTTTCGCCGAGCGCTTCGTCACCGGCCTGGGCCTGGTGTTCAACCCGTACACCACGCAGATCGAGCCGCACGACAACATCGCCGAAATCGGTGATGCCGCCCGTCGCGCCAACATCATCCTGATCGACCTGGCCCGCGACATCTGGGGCTACGTCTCGCTGGGCTACTTCAAGCAGCGCCTGAAGGAAGGCGAAGTCGGTTCGTCGACGATGCCGCACAAGGTCAACCCGATCGATTTCGAGAACGCCGAAGGCAACTTCGGCATCGCCAACGCGCTGTTCGAGCATTTCAGCGCGAAGCTGCCGATCAGCCGCTGGCAGCGCGACCTGACCGATTCCACCGTGCTGCGCGCGCTGGGCACCGCATTCGGCCACAGCCAGGTGGCGCTGGATTCGCTGGCCAAGGGCCTGGGCAAGCTGGAAGTGAACCCGCAGCGCCTCGACGCCGATCTGGATGCGGCCTGGGAAGTGCTGGCCGAGGCCGTGCAGACGGTGATGCGCCGCCATGGCCTGCCGAATCCGTACGAGCAGCTGAAGGCGCTGACCCGTGGCCAGGGCATCACGGCCGAGTCGATGCGCACGTTCGTGCAGGGACTGGAGCTGCCGGCCGAGGCCAAGCAGCGTCTGCTGGAGATGACCCCGGGCAGCTATACCGGCCTGGCCGAGTCGCTGGCGAAAAAGATTTAA
- a CDS encoding ribosomal protein uL16 3-hydroxylase, with protein sequence MAARKSTSPLIEVHARRGQPLGMSPAVFLRDFWQKRPLLIRNAFTDFQTPVQPEDLAGLACEEGVLARLIEHDKAQDSWRVRSGPFQEDIFPALPDHDWTLLVQDVDKWDKDVRALIEHFSFLPRWRMDDVMISFAATGGSVGAHVDQYDVFLLQAHGHRRWQIDASESIKGKRPPLGFRPDVELKLLQVFKPTHDWVLAPGDMLYLPPNVPHHGVAEDPCLTFSFGMRAPSSAELISDYLDTLIADADENIRYQDADLKAPADPNEIDTVAMARVITALNAIRMNDPDKLGDWFGRFITTYRAAGEVMAHQAAPPQEEVLEALQSGLLLQRHPWARLAWRRAKRGASLYVSGQDFALPIKDAQRLAGAEQLDAAAYRGLSDKGRAVLQQLLVGGVFQLIDPNEVYADEEEAVLGEVIEGREQVEVIDADAMSDDVHLVTVHDDGIEVIVNFDDHNEDDSDPSRG encoded by the coding sequence ATGGCCGCCCGCAAGTCCACCTCCCCCCTTATCGAAGTCCACGCCCGTCGTGGCCAGCCGCTGGGCATGTCCCCGGCCGTGTTCCTGCGCGACTTCTGGCAGAAACGCCCGCTGTTGATCCGCAACGCGTTCACCGACTTCCAGACCCCCGTACAGCCGGAAGACCTGGCGGGCCTGGCCTGCGAAGAGGGCGTGCTGGCCCGCCTGATCGAGCACGACAAGGCCCAGGACAGCTGGCGCGTGCGCAGCGGCCCGTTCCAGGAAGACATCTTCCCGGCCCTGCCCGACCACGACTGGACCCTGCTGGTGCAGGACGTGGACAAGTGGGACAAGGACGTGCGCGCCCTGATCGAACACTTCAGCTTCCTGCCGCGCTGGCGCATGGACGATGTGATGATCAGCTTCGCCGCCACCGGTGGCTCGGTCGGCGCCCATGTCGACCAGTACGACGTGTTCCTGCTGCAGGCCCATGGCCACCGCCGCTGGCAGATCGATGCCAGCGAATCGATCAAGGGCAAGCGCCCGCCGCTGGGCTTCCGCCCCGACGTGGAACTGAAGCTGCTGCAGGTGTTCAAGCCGACCCACGACTGGGTGCTGGCGCCGGGCGACATGCTGTACCTGCCGCCGAACGTGCCGCATCACGGCGTCGCCGAAGACCCCTGCCTGACGTTCTCGTTCGGCATGCGCGCGCCGTCCTCGGCCGAGCTGATCAGTGATTATCTGGACACGTTGATCGCCGATGCCGACGAAAACATCCGCTACCAGGATGCCGACCTGAAGGCACCGGCCGACCCGAACGAAATCGACACCGTGGCAATGGCGCGGGTAATCACCGCGCTCAACGCCATCCGCATGAACGACCCCGACAAGCTGGGTGACTGGTTCGGCCGCTTCATCACCACCTACCGCGCCGCCGGCGAGGTAATGGCCCACCAGGCCGCACCGCCGCAGGAAGAAGTGCTCGAGGCCCTGCAGTCGGGCCTGCTGCTGCAGCGTCACCCGTGGGCGCGACTGGCCTGGCGCCGGGCCAAGCGTGGCGCCAGCCTGTATGTCAGCGGCCAGGATTTCGCCCTGCCGATCAAGGACGCACAACGCCTGGCAGGTGCCGAGCAGCTCGATGCTGCCGCCTACCGCGGCCTGTCCGACAAGGGCCGCGCAGTACTCCAGCAGCTGCTGGTCGGCGGCGTGTTCCAGCTGATCGATCCGAACGAGGTGTATGCCGACGAGGAGGAAGCGGTGCTGGGTGAGGTGATCGAGGGCCGCGAGCAGGTCGAGGTCATCGACGCTGACGCCATGTCCGATGACGTCCATCTGGTGACCGTGCACGACGACGGCATTGAAGTGATCGTCAACTTCGACGACCACAACGAAGACGACAGCGACCCCAGCCGCGGCTGA
- a CDS encoding GNAT family N-acetyltransferase, protein MTALRVQQVRHAEAHVAIHDVRQRVFVQEQGIDAALERDALDPVCAHVLALDAHGQPVGTGRLAPDGRIGRMAVLAAYRGLGVGEALLEALVQAGHQLGLAELHLHAQLPARDFYARLGFLPEGPEFEEAGIGHQQMRRRLQAVSAIDSRAEAVAITTAIIHRARRRLWLHSRQLDPGLLDAPPLQAALRRFVTARHDKQLRVIVHDAAAIASAGAPLLALFQRLPSVIQFREVADPIDRALASACLLNDAGDFYFRLIGHRLDGESAIALPARSQPFEQQLQRVWDRSRECSELRALGI, encoded by the coding sequence ATGACTGCCCTCCGGGTCCAGCAGGTACGCCATGCCGAGGCCCACGTCGCCATCCACGACGTGCGCCAGCGGGTGTTCGTGCAGGAACAGGGCATCGATGCCGCCCTGGAGCGCGATGCCCTGGACCCGGTCTGCGCCCACGTGCTGGCGCTGGATGCCCACGGGCAACCGGTCGGCACCGGGCGGCTGGCGCCGGATGGTCGTATCGGCCGCATGGCGGTGCTGGCTGCGTATCGCGGTCTCGGCGTCGGCGAGGCCCTGCTTGAGGCGTTGGTACAGGCCGGGCACCAGCTCGGCCTGGCCGAGCTGCACCTGCATGCACAGCTGCCGGCGCGCGACTTCTACGCCCGCCTGGGCTTCCTGCCGGAAGGCCCGGAATTCGAAGAAGCCGGCATCGGCCACCAGCAGATGCGCCGCCGGCTGCAAGCCGTTTCCGCCATCGACAGCCGCGCTGAAGCGGTGGCGATCACCACGGCCATCATCCACCGCGCACGCCGCCGGCTGTGGCTGCACAGCCGGCAGCTGGACCCCGGCCTGCTGGATGCGCCACCGTTGCAGGCGGCCCTGCGCCGCTTCGTCACTGCCCGCCACGACAAGCAGCTGCGGGTGATCGTGCATGACGCCGCCGCCATCGCCAGCGCCGGTGCGCCGCTGCTGGCGCTGTTCCAGCGCCTTCCCAGTGTGATCCAGTTCCGTGAGGTGGCCGATCCGATCGATCGCGCCCTGGCCTCGGCCTGTCTGCTCAACGATGCAGGCGACTTCTACTTTCGTCTCATCGGTCATCGCCTCGACGGCGAATCCGCAATCGCGCTGCCGGCACGTTCGCAGCCGTTCGAGCAGCAATTGCAGCGTGTCTGGGACCGTTCGCGCGAATGCAGCGAATTGCGCGCACTCGGCATCTGA
- a CDS encoding 2-oxoglutarate dehydrogenase E1 component: MDNQLKQFAQSSQLAGGNASYVEDLYEQYLVSPDSVDPKWKTYFDGFKGREAGDIPHSAVISHIADAAKDALKAGTGTGAGDERERNVGRLITAYRSRGHLDARLDPLGLAAPVNTPDLGLPFHNLSDADLNSEFSTGGVGGQPRMKLRDLLARLKATYTGSIGAEFMHISEVEQRQWIYKKLELAGGNYQLDADTQRRTLERLTAAEGLERYLHTKYVGQKRFSLEGGDSLIPMMDTIIRSAGKDGVKDVVVGMAHRGRLNVLVNTLGKNPRKLFDEFEGKFEHDEHASAGDVKYHMGFSADVATEGGPVHLALAFNPSHLEIADPVVAGSVRSRQERRKDTARKQVMPILIHGDAAFSGQGVVMELFQMSQARGFAVGGTVHIVVNNQVGFTTSNPLDTRSTRYATDVAKMIAAPVLHVNGDDPEAVVFAAQLAFEFRQKFAKDVVIDLMCYRRWGHNEADEPAITQPLMYQVIRKHATTREMYAEQLEKAGVIAAGAGKAMVDAYREKLDAGEVTTELAKVEKTPPTSPLFVDWPKLLEGKLSDPVSTKVDKDKLVALAKLINTVPEEVQLHSRVSKVYDDRRRMAAGEIPGDWGFAENLAYATLLDEGSALRLVGQDVGRGTFTHRHAILHDQKTDNYYLPLRQLVDSPEKATIIDSLLSEEAVMAYEYGFSTTDPNTLCIWEGQFGDFANGAQVVIDQFIAAGEAKWGRISGLTLLLPHGYEGQGPEHSSARLERFLQLCALENMLVVVPSTPAQAFHMLRRQQHLTTRKPLVVMSPKSLLRHKLAVSTLDELANGEFQHLIGDANADAKKVKRVVLCSGKVYYDLLEDQTKRGQDDVAIIRVEQLYPFPRALLAAELKKYGKATDVVWTQEEPQNQGAWYQIRHHLQFCLADGQSLHYAGRARSASPAAGHMADHVREQQQLVADALVNPFNDSFAE, translated from the coding sequence GTGGACAATCAACTGAAGCAGTTTGCGCAATCTTCGCAACTCGCCGGCGGCAACGCCTCCTATGTCGAGGACCTGTACGAGCAGTACCTGGTCTCCCCGGATAGTGTCGATCCCAAATGGAAAACCTACTTCGACGGCTTCAAGGGCCGCGAAGCAGGCGACATTCCGCACTCGGCCGTCATTTCCCACATCGCGGACGCGGCCAAGGATGCGCTGAAAGCAGGCACCGGCACCGGTGCAGGCGATGAGCGCGAGCGCAATGTCGGTCGCCTGATCACCGCCTACCGTTCGCGTGGTCATCTGGACGCCCGCCTGGACCCGCTGGGCCTGGCCGCTCCGGTCAACACCCCGGACCTGGGCCTGCCCTTCCACAACCTGTCCGATGCTGACCTCAACAGCGAGTTCAGCACCGGCGGCGTGGGCGGTCAGCCGCGCATGAAGCTGCGTGACCTGCTGGCGCGCCTGAAGGCGACCTACACCGGTTCGATCGGTGCGGAGTTCATGCACATCTCCGAGGTCGAGCAGCGCCAGTGGATCTACAAGAAGCTGGAACTGGCCGGTGGCAACTACCAGCTGGACGCTGACACCCAGCGCCGTACGCTGGAGCGCCTGACCGCCGCCGAAGGCCTCGAGCGCTACCTGCACACCAAGTACGTCGGCCAGAAGCGCTTCTCGCTGGAAGGCGGCGACTCGCTGATCCCGATGATGGACACCATCATCCGCAGCGCCGGCAAGGATGGCGTCAAGGACGTGGTGGTGGGCATGGCCCACCGTGGCCGCCTGAACGTGCTGGTCAACACCCTCGGCAAGAACCCGCGCAAGCTGTTCGACGAATTCGAAGGCAAGTTCGAGCACGACGAGCACGCCTCGGCCGGCGACGTGAAGTACCACATGGGCTTCTCCGCCGACGTCGCCACTGAAGGTGGCCCGGTCCACCTGGCGCTGGCGTTCAATCCGTCGCACCTGGAAATCGCCGACCCGGTAGTTGCCGGTTCCGTGCGTTCGCGCCAGGAACGCCGCAAGGACACCGCGCGCAAGCAGGTGATGCCGATCCTGATCCACGGCGACGCGGCCTTCTCCGGCCAGGGCGTGGTCATGGAGCTGTTCCAGATGTCGCAGGCCCGCGGCTTCGCCGTCGGCGGCACCGTGCACATCGTGGTCAACAACCAGGTTGGCTTCACCACCTCCAATCCACTGGATACGCGCTCCACGCGCTATGCCACCGACGTGGCGAAGATGATCGCCGCACCGGTGCTGCACGTGAACGGCGATGATCCGGAGGCGGTGGTATTCGCCGCGCAGCTGGCCTTCGAGTTCCGCCAGAAGTTCGCCAAGGACGTGGTCATCGACCTGATGTGCTACCGCCGTTGGGGCCACAACGAGGCCGACGAGCCGGCGATCACCCAGCCGCTGATGTACCAGGTGATCCGCAAGCACGCCACCACCCGCGAGATGTACGCCGAGCAGCTGGAAAAGGCGGGCGTGATCGCCGCCGGTGCCGGCAAGGCGATGGTCGATGCGTACCGTGAGAAGCTCGATGCCGGTGAAGTGACCACCGAGCTGGCCAAGGTCGAAAAGACCCCGCCGACCAGCCCGCTGTTCGTTGATTGGCCCAAGCTGCTGGAAGGCAAGCTGTCCGACCCGGTGTCGACGAAGGTCGACAAGGACAAGCTGGTCGCGCTGGCCAAGCTGATCAACACCGTGCCCGAAGAAGTGCAGCTGCACTCGCGCGTGTCCAAGGTGTACGACGACCGTCGCAGGATGGCCGCTGGCGAGATCCCGGGCGACTGGGGCTTTGCCGAGAACCTGGCCTACGCCACCCTGCTGGACGAAGGCAGTGCCCTGCGCCTGGTCGGCCAGGACGTCGGCCGCGGTACGTTCACCCACCGCCACGCGATCCTGCACGACCAGAAGACCGACAACTACTACCTGCCGCTGCGGCAGCTGGTGGATTCGCCGGAGAAGGCCACCATCATCGATTCGCTGCTCAGCGAAGAAGCCGTGATGGCCTATGAGTACGGTTTCTCGACCACCGATCCGAACACCCTGTGCATCTGGGAAGGCCAGTTCGGCGACTTCGCCAACGGCGCCCAGGTGGTGATCGATCAGTTCATCGCCGCCGGCGAAGCAAAGTGGGGCCGTATTTCCGGCCTGACCCTGCTGCTGCCGCACGGTTATGAAGGTCAGGGTCCGGAACACAGCTCGGCGCGCCTGGAGCGCTTCCTGCAGCTGTGCGCGCTGGAGAACATGCTGGTGGTGGTGCCGTCGACCCCGGCGCAGGCCTTCCACATGCTGCGTCGCCAGCAGCACCTGACCACCCGCAAGCCGCTGGTGGTGATGTCGCCCAAGTCGCTGCTGCGCCACAAGCTGGCCGTGTCGACCCTGGACGAGCTGGCCAATGGCGAGTTCCAGCACCTGATCGGCGACGCCAATGCAGATGCCAAGAAGGTCAAGCGCGTGGTGCTGTGCTCGGGCAAGGTCTACTACGACCTGCTGGAAGACCAGACCAAGCGTGGCCAGGACGACGTGGCGATCATCCGCGTGGAGCAGCTGTATCCGTTCCCGCGTGCGCTGCTGGCTGCCGAACTGAAGAAGTACGGCAAGGCCACCGACGTGGTGTGGACGCAGGAAGAACCGCAGAACCAGGGGGCGTGGTACCAGATCCGCCACCACCTGCAGTTCTGCCTGGCCGATGGCCAGAGCCTGCACTACGCCGGTCGCGCACGTTCGGCTTCGCCGGCTGCCGGTCACATGGCTGACCACGTCCGCGAACAGCAGCAGCTGGTCGCCGATGCACTGGTCAACCCGTTCAACGACTCGTTCGCTGAATAA
- the sucB gene encoding dihydrolipoyllysine-residue succinyltransferase has protein sequence MATEVKAPVLPESVADGTIATWHKKVGDAVKRDENLLDLETDKVVLEVPSPVDGVIKEIKFAEGATVTSSQVVAIIEEGAVAAAPAPAAEEKKAEAAPAAAAPAAAAAPAPAAKSAADALPPGARFSAITEGVNPADVDGTGRRGAVTKEDIVNFARNGGAGKAGGARPEERVPMTRIRKRIAERLMESKNSTAMLTTFNEVDLSKVSAARKELQDEFVKAHGIKLGFMSFFVKAAANALQRFPLVNASIDGEDIIYHGYSDISIAVSTEKGLVTPVLRNVERMSFADIEKTIADYAKKARDGKLSLEELQGGTFTVTNGGTFGSLLSTPIINPPQSAILGMHAIKERPIAQNGQVVIAPMMYLALSYDHRIIDGKDSVQFLVDIKNQLENPGRMLFGL, from the coding sequence ATGGCCACCGAAGTCAAAGCCCCGGTACTGCCCGAATCCGTCGCCGACGGCACCATCGCCACCTGGCACAAGAAGGTGGGCGACGCCGTCAAGCGCGACGAAAACCTGCTTGACCTGGAAACCGACAAGGTCGTCCTGGAAGTGCCGTCGCCGGTCGATGGCGTGATCAAGGAAATCAAGTTCGCCGAAGGCGCGACCGTGACCTCCAGCCAGGTCGTGGCGATCATCGAAGAAGGCGCCGTGGCCGCTGCCCCGGCTCCGGCTGCCGAAGAGAAGAAGGCCGAGGCCGCTCCGGCCGCTGCTGCTCCGGCCGCCGCCGCTGCTCCGGCCCCGGCTGCCAAGTCGGCTGCCGATGCACTGCCGCCGGGCGCCCGCTTCAGCGCCATCACCGAAGGCGTGAATCCGGCCGACGTCGATGGCACCGGCCGTCGTGGCGCCGTCACCAAGGAAGACATCGTCAACTTCGCCCGCAACGGCGGCGCCGGCAAGGCCGGTGGCGCACGTCCAGAAGAACGCGTGCCGATGACCCGCATCCGCAAGCGCATCGCCGAGCGCCTGATGGAGTCGAAGAACTCCACCGCCATGCTGACCACCTTCAACGAAGTCGACCTGTCCAAGGTCTCGGCGGCGCGCAAGGAACTGCAGGACGAATTCGTCAAGGCTCACGGCATCAAGCTCGGCTTCATGAGCTTCTTCGTGAAGGCTGCCGCCAACGCGCTGCAGCGCTTCCCGCTGGTCAATGCCTCGATCGACGGCGAAGACATCATCTACCACGGCTACTCGGACATCTCGATCGCCGTGTCGACCGAGAAGGGCCTGGTCACGCCGGTGCTGCGCAACGTCGAGCGCATGTCGTTCGCCGACATCGAAAAGACCATCGCCGACTACGCCAAGAAGGCCCGTGACGGCAAGCTGAGCCTGGAAGAACTGCAGGGCGGCACCTTCACCGTGACCAACGGCGGCACCTTCGGTTCGCTGCTGTCGACCCCGATCATCAACCCGCCGCAGAGCGCCATCCTCGGCATGCATGCCATCAAGGAGCGCCCGATCGCCCAGAACGGCCAGGTCGTGATCGCGCCGATGATGTACCTGGCGCTGTCCTACGATCACCGCATCATCGACGGCAAGGACTCGGTGCAGTTCCTGGTGGACATCAAGAACCAGCTGGAAAACCCGGGCCGCATGCTGTTCGGCCTGTAA
- the lpdA gene encoding dihydrolipoyl dehydrogenase — MAEQFDVVVIGAGPAGYHAAIRAAQLGLKTACIDAALGKDGKPALGGTCLRVGCIPSKALLDSSRQFWNMGHIFGDHGISFKDAKMDVEAMVGRKDKIVKQFTGGIAMLFKANKVAAYYGFGELQPGNVVKVTQHDGSVVELKGTNVIIAAGSDSIELPFAKFDGDTIVDNVGGLDFTEVPARLAVIGAGVIGLELGSVWKRLGSEVTILEALPDFLAAADTEVAKTAAKEFKKQGLDIRLGAKVSKAEVTGKGKKKEVALTYTDAEGEKSLVVDKLLVAVGRRAATKGLLAEGTGVKINERGQIEVDAHCHTGVNGVWAVGDCVRGPMLAHKGFEEGIAVAELIAGLPGHVNFDTIPWVIYTEPELAWVGKTEQQLKAEGIPYKAGSFPFAANGRAVAMIEPAGFVKVLAHAETDRILGMHLVGANVSELVHEGVLTMEFSGSADDLARICHAHPSLSEVVHDAAMAVSKRAIHKAN, encoded by the coding sequence ATGGCTGAACAATTCGACGTCGTCGTCATCGGTGCCGGCCCGGCCGGTTACCACGCTGCCATCCGCGCGGCCCAGCTTGGCCTGAAGACCGCCTGCATCGATGCAGCGCTGGGCAAGGACGGCAAGCCGGCCCTGGGTGGCACCTGCCTGCGCGTGGGCTGCATCCCGTCCAAGGCGCTGCTGGATTCCTCGCGCCAGTTCTGGAACATGGGCCACATCTTTGGCGACCACGGCATCAGCTTCAAGGATGCCAAGATGGACGTCGAGGCGATGGTTGGCCGCAAGGACAAGATCGTCAAGCAGTTCACCGGCGGCATCGCCATGCTGTTCAAGGCCAACAAGGTCGCCGCCTATTACGGCTTCGGCGAACTGCAGCCGGGCAACGTGGTCAAGGTCACCCAGCATGACGGCTCGGTCGTCGAGCTGAAGGGCACCAACGTCATCATCGCCGCCGGTTCGGACTCGATCGAACTGCCGTTCGCCAAGTTCGACGGCGACACCATCGTCGACAACGTCGGCGGCCTGGACTTCACCGAAGTGCCGGCGCGCCTGGCCGTGATCGGCGCCGGTGTGATCGGCCTGGAACTGGGCAGCGTGTGGAAGCGCCTGGGTTCGGAAGTGACCATCCTGGAAGCGCTGCCGGACTTCCTGGCAGCGGCTGATACCGAAGTGGCCAAGACCGCCGCCAAGGAATTCAAGAAGCAGGGCCTGGACATCCGCCTGGGTGCCAAGGTCTCCAAGGCCGAAGTGACCGGCAAGGGCAAGAAGAAGGAAGTCGCCCTGACCTACACCGACGCCGAAGGCGAGAAGTCGCTGGTGGTGGACAAGCTGCTGGTAGCCGTCGGCCGTCGCGCTGCCACCAAGGGCCTGCTGGCCGAAGGTACCGGCGTCAAGATCAACGAGCGTGGCCAGATCGAAGTCGACGCGCACTGCCACACCGGCGTCAACGGCGTCTGGGCGGTCGGTGACTGCGTGCGCGGCCCGATGCTGGCGCACAAGGGCTTCGAGGAAGGCATCGCGGTTGCCGAACTGATCGCCGGCCTGCCGGGCCACGTCAACTTCGACACCATTCCGTGGGTCATCTACACCGAGCCGGAGCTGGCCTGGGTCGGCAAGACCGAGCAGCAGCTGAAGGCCGAGGGCATTCCGTACAAGGCCGGCAGCTTCCCGTTCGCCGCCAACGGCCGTGCCGTGGCGATGATCGAGCCGGCAGGCTTCGTGAAGGTTCTGGCCCACGCCGAAACCGATCGCATCCTGGGCATGCACCTGGTCGGCGCCAATGTGTCCGAGCTGGTGCACGAAGGCGTGCTGACCATGGAGTTCAGCGGTTCGGCCGACGACCTGGCGCGCATCTGCCACGCCCACCCGTCGCTGTCGGAAGTGGTGCACGACGCGGCAATGGCCGTGAGCAAGCGCGCGATCCACAAGGCGAACTGA